From Drosophila nasuta strain 15112-1781.00 chromosome X, ASM2355853v1, whole genome shotgun sequence, one genomic window encodes:
- the LOC132795040 gene encoding 26S proteasome regulatory subunit 10B — MTVTAVPLESVREKALSDYRKKLLEHKEVEGRLKEKREEIKELTKLYDKSENDLKALQSVGQIVGEVLKQLTEDKFIVKATNGPRYVVGCRRQLDKAKLKSGTRVALDMTTLTIMRYLPREVDPLVYNMSHEDPGDVTYSAIGGLTEQIRELREVIELPLLNPELFLRVGITPPKGCLLYGPPGTGKTLLARAVASQLDANFLKVVSSAIVDKYIGESARLIREMFNYARDHQPCIIFMDEIDAIGGRRFSEGTSADREIQRTLMELLNQMDGFDSLGQVKMIMATNRPDTLDPALLRPGRLDRKIEIPLPNEQARLEILKIHALKIAKHGEIDYEAIVKLSDNFNGADLRNVCTEAGLFAIRAEREYVIQEDFMKAVRKVSDNKKLESKLDYKPV, encoded by the exons ATGACCGTAACTGCTGTGCCGCTGGAGAGCGTACGCGAAAAGGCGCTTTCCGACTACAGAAAGAAATTGCTGGAGCACAAAGAAGTCGAGGGTCGCCTCAAAGAAA AACGTGAGGAAATCAAGGAGCTGACAAAGCTTTACGACAAGTCAGAGAATGATCTAAAAGCACTGCAAAGCGTGGGCCAAATTGTGGGCGAGGTGCTCAAACAATTGACCGAGGACAAAT TCATTGTGAAAGCCACCAATGGACCACGCTATGTGGTTGGTTGCCGTCGCCAGCTGGACAAGGCCAAGCTAAAGTCGGGCACACGCGTTGCCCTCGACATGACCACATTGACGATTATGCGCTATTTGCCACGCGAGGTTGATCCTTTGGTCTACAATATGTCGCACGAGGATCCCGGCGATGTCACCTACTCGGCCATCGGTGGCCTCACCGAGCAAATTCGCGAGCTACGCGAAGTCATCGAGTTGCCATTGCTCAATCCCGAACTCTTCCTGCGCGTTGGCATCACACCGCCCAAAGGTTGTTTGCTCTACGGTCCGCCAGGCACAGGCAAAACGCTGTTGGCGCGTGCGGTGGCCTCGCAGCTGGATGCCAACTTCCTGAAGGTTGTATCCTCGGCCATTGTGGACAAATATATTGGCGAGAGTGCGCGTTTGATACGCGAAATGTTCAATTATGCCCGCGATCATCAGCCCTGCATCATTTTCATGGATGAAATCGATGCGATTGGTGGCCGTCGTTTCTCTGAGGGCACATCGGCCGATCGTGAAATACAGCGCACGCTAATGGAGCTGCTCAATCAAATGGATGGCTTCGATTCGCTGGGACAGGTGAAGATGATTATGGCCACCAATCGTCCCGATACATTGGATCCTGCTTTGCTGCGTCCCGGTCGCTTGGATCGTAAGATCGAGATACCGCTTCCCAACGAACAGGCGCG TCTGGAAATTCTGAAGATTCATGCGCTCAAGATTGCCAAACATGGTGAGATTGATTACGAAGCCATTGTCAAGTTGTCGGACAATTTCAATGGCGCCGATCTGCGCAACGTTTGCACTGAGGCGGGTCTCTTTGCCATCCG CGCGGAACGTGAATACGTCATCCAGGAGGACTTCATGAAGGCTGTGCGCAAGGTGTCGGACAACAAGAAGCTGGAGAGCAAACTGGACTACAAGCCAGTTTAG
- the LOC132795042 gene encoding thioredoxin-1, producing MNTITTIRSINDFNKRIDSAEGKVVVLDFYATWCGPCKEIEKTVKSLARQYEGKVIFLKVNVDKYDELVQRYKVRSMPTFVFLRGARRLGSIIGADEHKLVKMLAKVGK from the coding sequence ATGAACACCATAACCACCATTCGCAGCATCAACGACTTCAACAAACGCATCGATTCGGCCGAAGGCAAAGTGGTGGTGCTTGATTTTTATGCAACATGGTGCGGTCCCTGCAAGGAAATCGAGAAGACGGTGAAATCACTGGCCCGTCAATATGAGGGCAAGGTGATATTCCTGAAGGTCAATGTGGACAAATACGATGAACTGGTGCAAAGGTACAAAGTGCGCAGCATGCCAACATTTGTCTTCCTGAGAGGCGCTCGACGCCTGGGCTCCATTATCGGGGCTGATGAGCACAAACTGGTGAAGATGCTGGCCAAGGTGGGCAAGTGA
- the LOC132796454 gene encoding trypsin-2 isoform X2, whose product MLLLLLGELPGGSAAGQQDCQWDCRRQGRVSLRSKALQQCSSVSSLNNFYCFSQVSLRRSKSGHHSCGGTLLNAGWVLTAAHCVRSANPQDVNVQYGSNIIARNATQLAMVQAIFVHPGYEPQNKHFNDIALLQLQQPLILDALVQPVRLPSAEQMTLANSSVVLAGWGLNATGGVVQHQLMKVQLQAFSDQDCSNLHQVQLHATQLCAGVPEGGKGQCSGDSGGPLLLAGSDTQVGIVSWSIKPCTRPPYPGVFTEVSAYVDWIVATVATAPNNDPATSQLWIGELIVARVPPPLVA is encoded by the exons atgctgttgctgctgcttggcgaGCTGCCTGGAGGATCAGCTGCAGGACAGCAAGATTGTCAATGGGACTGTCGCCGCCAAGGGCGAGTTTCCCTACGCAGTAAGGCGCTCCAACAATGTAGTAGTGTCTCCtctttaaataacttttattgcTTTTCTCAGGTATCGCTTCGTCGCTCCAAGAGTGGACATCATTCCTGTGGGGGCACCTTGCTCAATGCTGGCTGGGTGTTAACGGCGGCGCATTGTGTGCGTTCTGCAAATCCTCAAGATGTGAATGTACAATATGGCAGCAATATCATCGCACGCAATGCCACACAGTTGGCCATGGTGCAGGCCATCTTTGTGCATCCCGGCTACGAGCCGCAGAATAAGCATTTCAATGATATTGccctgttgcagctgcagcaaccgTTGATCCTTGATGCTCTGGTGCAGCCAGTGCGTTTACCGAGTGCCGAACAAATGACGCTGGCCAATAGCAGTGTTGTGCTCGCCGGATGGGGTTTAAATGCC ACTGGCGGCGTTGTGCAGCATCAGCTTATGAAGGTTCAGCTGCAGGCGTTTAGCGATCAGGATTGCAGCAACCTGCATCAAGTTCAACTCCATGCCACTCAGCTGTGCGCCGGAGTTCCCGAGGGCGGCAAGGGACAGTGCAGCGGTGACTCTGGTGGTCCGCTCTTGCTCGCCGGCAGCGACACTCAAGTGGGCATTGTGTCGTGGAGCATTAAGCCCTGCACTCGTCCTCCCTATCCGGGTGTCTTCACCGAGGTCTCGGCATATGTGGACTGGATTGTGGCAACTGTGGCCACGGCTCCGAATAATGATCCCGCAACGTCGCAGCTCTGGATTGGTGAATTGATTGTGGCACGTGTGCCGCCGCCACTTGTAGCGTAG
- the LOC132795037 gene encoding trichohyalin, producing MSYQIKRTPYFRRMFNHSRRNGQLQRLREEYERIQEFNDRTIELKMRQVRLKRLFREIEDINESPSPLTLSASSATRRQQPLLLPLTPEAMQAQQRRERVEALERARELGQEMSRRNAELAENGSGFYLRSELRATAKMRAADEARRDAQERRQRAARRISYGNAQSRSNIERIALRRQRQEEADALLYRHDLPTSPPARLSQQQVLPDQLNVAQPDIVKRSMLQQRLQYGNSRSSNNMMRSQMAAAQRVMNCISGADQAASVNAHLQVIKRHAQLEFEHRLRNTNTPLLLDTHADNNDSDNDNNGGEAPTMKNSNAVNSEDEMQTALLPPTEHEPLSYDDDNMPSTSQNALRLNSDVAVATTTPQPSRLLSATPSERASERWHRISLTLPWLKVTTTHDQHQLMAAASARLPNISISIAGEDVNDSSSYSTPATHGNHADNYQSFRGPSLLQEDLMQIMELDIDRHGQRPYHN from the coding sequence ATGTCCTATCAAATCAAGCGTACGCCATATTTTCGGCGCATGTTCAACCACAGTCGCCGCAATGGGCAACTGCAGCGTTTGCGCGAGGAATACGAACGCATCCAAGAGTTCAATGATCGCACCATCGAGCTGAAGATGCGCCAGGTGCGTCTCAAGCGATTGTTTCGTGAAATCGAGGACATCAATGAGTCGCCCAGTCCCCTAACATTGAGTGCGTCGTCGGCGACGCGTCGCCaacagccgctgctgctgccgctgacgCCGGAAGCGATGCAGGCGCAGCAGCGACGCGAACGTGTCGAGGCACTCGAAAGGGCCCGAGAGCTGGGCCAGGAGATGTCGCGTCGCAACGCCGAGCTGGCAGAGAATGGCAGCGGTTTCTATTTGCGCAGCGAACTGCGCGCCACCGCCAAAATGCGCGCAGCCGACGAGGCGCGTCGCGATGCCCAGGAGCGGCGTCAACGCGCCGCTCGACGCATCAGCTATGGCAATGCGCAGTCGCGCTCGAATATTGAGCGCATTGCGCTGCGACGCCAGCGGCAAGAGGAGGCCGATGCGCTGCTCTATCGGCACGATTTGCCGACATCGCCGCCGGCACGACTATCGCAGCAGCAGGTGTTGCCAGATCAGTTGAATGTGGCGCAGCCAGATATCGTGAAACGTTCgatgctgcagcagcgatTGCAATATGGCAACTCGCGTTCCTCCAACAACATGATGCGCAGTCAAATGGCGGCTGCGCAGCGTGTGATGAATTGCATATCAGGGGCGGATCAGGCGGCGAGCGTTAATGCGCATTTGCAGGTGATTAAACGGCATGCGCAATTGGAGTTTGAGCATCGATTGCGCAACACAAACACTCCTTTGCTGCTCGATACCCATGCCGATAACAACGACAGTGATAACGATAACAATGGTGGCGAGGCGCCGACAATGAAGAATTCAAATGCTGTCAACTCTGAGGATGAAATGCAGACAGCGCTGCTGCCGCCAACGGAGCACGAACCCTTGAGCTACGACGACGATAATATGCCCAGCACCAGCCAGAATGCTTTAAGACTAAACAGTGATGTCGCCGTAGCAACAACGACGCCGCAACCAAGTCGCCTACTTAGTGCAACTCCATCGGAACGTGCCTCGGAGCGTTGGCATCGCATATCGCTGACATTGCCCTGGCTGAAGGTCACCACCACACATGATCAACACCAGTTGATGGCTGCTGCCTCCGCGCGTTTGCCCAACATTAGCATCTCCATTGCTGGCGAGGATGTGAACGACAGCAGCTCATACAGCACACCGGCAACGCATGGCAACCACGCGGACAATTATCAAAGCTTTAGGGGACCATCGTTGTTGCAGGAGGATCTCATGCAGATCATGGAATTGGACATAGATAGACATGGTCAGCGTCCATATCACAATTAG
- the LOC132796454 gene encoding trypsin-1 isoform X1, with protein MWRGLLILLCCCCCLASCLEDQLQDSKIVNGTVAAKGEFPYAVSLRRSKSGHHSCGGTLLNAGWVLTAAHCVRSANPQDVNVQYGSNIIARNATQLAMVQAIFVHPGYEPQNKHFNDIALLQLQQPLILDALVQPVRLPSAEQMTLANSSVVLAGWGLNATGGVVQHQLMKVQLQAFSDQDCSNLHQVQLHATQLCAGVPEGGKGQCSGDSGGPLLLAGSDTQVGIVSWSIKPCTRPPYPGVFTEVSAYVDWIVATVATAPNNDPATSQLWIGELIVARVPPPLVA; from the exons ATGTGGCGTGGTCTGTTGATACTTttatgctgttgctgctgcttggcgaGCTGCCTGGAGGATCAGCTGCAGGACAGCAAGATTGTCAATGGGACTGTCGCCGCCAAGGGCGAGTTTCCCTACGCA GTATCGCTTCGTCGCTCCAAGAGTGGACATCATTCCTGTGGGGGCACCTTGCTCAATGCTGGCTGGGTGTTAACGGCGGCGCATTGTGTGCGTTCTGCAAATCCTCAAGATGTGAATGTACAATATGGCAGCAATATCATCGCACGCAATGCCACACAGTTGGCCATGGTGCAGGCCATCTTTGTGCATCCCGGCTACGAGCCGCAGAATAAGCATTTCAATGATATTGccctgttgcagctgcagcaaccgTTGATCCTTGATGCTCTGGTGCAGCCAGTGCGTTTACCGAGTGCCGAACAAATGACGCTGGCCAATAGCAGTGTTGTGCTCGCCGGATGGGGTTTAAATGCC ACTGGCGGCGTTGTGCAGCATCAGCTTATGAAGGTTCAGCTGCAGGCGTTTAGCGATCAGGATTGCAGCAACCTGCATCAAGTTCAACTCCATGCCACTCAGCTGTGCGCCGGAGTTCCCGAGGGCGGCAAGGGACAGTGCAGCGGTGACTCTGGTGGTCCGCTCTTGCTCGCCGGCAGCGACACTCAAGTGGGCATTGTGTCGTGGAGCATTAAGCCCTGCACTCGTCCTCCCTATCCGGGTGTCTTCACCGAGGTCTCGGCATATGTGGACTGGATTGTGGCAACTGTGGCCACGGCTCCGAATAATGATCCCGCAACGTCGCAGCTCTGGATTGGTGAATTGATTGTGGCACGTGTGCCGCCGCCACTTGTAGCGTAG
- the LOC132796455 gene encoding PXMP2/4 family protein 4, protein MAQVLRQLQNVVTAQGKLHPMVKGAVTYALLWPTGSLIQQTLEGRNLKNYDWARALRFSLFGGLYVAPTLYGWVRLSSAMWPQTSLRVGIVKALTEQISYGPFACISFFMGMSLLERKSFAEAVEETKQKALPTYKVGICVWPFIQTLNFSLVPEHNRVVFVSICSLMWIIFLAYTKTRQLSHDEDTVNADAVAPIIQAA, encoded by the exons atggCCCAAGTGCTTAGacaattgcaaaatgttgTCACTGCCCAAGGCAAGTTGCATCCCATGGTCAAGGGGGCAGTGACCTATGCGCTATTGTGGCCCACGGGCAGCCTGATTCAGCAAACTCTCGAAGGACGCAATCTGA AGAATTACGATTGGGCGCGTGCCCTGCGCTTCAGTCTCTTCGGTGGTCTCTATGTGGCGCCCACACTTTATGGCTGGGTGCGCCTCTCCAGCGCCATGTGGCCACAGACCAGTCTGCGTGTTGGCATCGTCaag GCGCTAACCGAACAAATCTCTTATGGACCCTTTGCCTGCATCTCATTCTTCATGGGCATGAGTCTGCTGGAGCGCAAGAGTTTCGCTGAGGCTGTTGAGGAGACCAAACAGAAGGCATTGCCCACATACAAG GTTGGCATCTGTGTTTGGCCCTTCATTCAGACGCTGAACTTCTCGCTGGTGCCGGAGCACAATCGTGTCGTCTTTGTCAGCATTTGCAGCCTGATGTGGATCATCTTTTTGGCATACACAAAGACGCGTCAGTTGAGTCACGATGAAGACACCGTGAATGCCGATGCAGTTGCTCCGATTATTCAGGCTGCATAA
- the LOC132795041 gene encoding tRNA (guanine-N(7)-)-methyltransferase non-catalytic subunit wuho, which yields MTTIFYLEPELVLAHGRKVLFLNPNDLQIFKEIELPTDLTTCGLKPVAASEATEEQPASKSEVSILNVSYSPDRQLIALTTTGQKALLLYKSRPEHAKLLSIRPLARASSALRFAPDSSSLLVTDKTGDCYQFDCSADVEAPPKLLLGHLSIVYDILWTPDQQHIISCDRDDKIRVTNYPASYDIHSYCLGHKEFVSGLALLGEQQLQHLVSVSGDKTLRIWNYATGEELLLKELPAPAVRLQLRELVPGQRYEAAVLFYDHSAAIGLYELQLNAADGASPSWSVTREQLIEAAAGSWHIGNFALCGQRIYVLGSLNDNLTLRAYSSQDGAEDATLPEGWLQMVDEQFDGEGQCVPEDLSVWFKKRYDNVSDYMERKKRRIEDTNKAK from the coding sequence ATGACAACAATCTTCTACTTGGAGCCCGAGCTGGTGCTTGCCCACGGCCGGAAGGTGCTATTCCTCAACCCCAACGACTTGCAAATCTTCAAGGAGATTGAGCTCCCCACAGACCTCACCACGTGCGGGCTCAAACCCGTGGCGGCCAGTGAAGCAACTGAAGAGCAGCCCGCATCCAAAAGTGAAGTGTCCATATTGAACGTCAGCTATTCACCCGATCGCCAGTTAATTGCGCTGACCACAACCGGCCAAAAGGCGCTGCTGCTGTACAAGAGCAGGCCGGAGCATGCCAAGCTGCTCTCGATACGTCCGCTGGCACGTGCCTCGAGTGCCTTGAGATTCGCGCCCGATTCGAGTTCGTTGCTGGTCACGGATAAAACCGGCGATTGCTATCAATTCGATTGCAGTGCGGATGTAGAGGCGCCGCCCAAACTGCTTTTGGGTCATCTGAGCATTGTCTACGACATATTGTGGACACCGGATCAACAGCACATCATCAGTTGTGATCGTGATGACAAAATTCGCGTGACCAACTATCCCGCCAGCTATGACATACACAGCTATTGTCTGGGTCACAAGGAATTCGTTTCGGGTTTGGCGCTCCTCGGcgaacagcagctgcagcacctGGTTTCCGTTTCGGGTGACAAGACGCTGCGCATCTGGAACTATGCGACGGGGGAGGAGCTGCTACTCAAGGAATTGCCAGCGCCAGCAGTGCGACTCCAGCTGCGTGAGCTTGTGCCCGGCCAGCGTTATGAGGCGGCGGTGCTCTTCTACGATCACAGCGCTGCCATTGGACTCTATGAGCTGCAGCTCAATGCAGCAGACGGGGCAAGTCCCTCGTGGTCTGTGACACGGGAGCAGTTGATTGAAGCCGCTGCGGGCAGTTGGCACATTGGCAACTTTGCGTTGTGTGGACAGCGCATCTATGTGCTGGGCTCCTTGAATGACAATCTCACGCTGCGTGCCTACAGCAGCCAGGATGGTGCCGAGGATGCAACGCTGCCCGAAGGCTGGTTGCAAATGGTCGACGAACAGTTTGACGGAGAGGGGCAATGTGTGCCCGAGGATCTGTCGGTGTGGTTCAAGAAGCGCTACGACAACGTCAGCGATTACATGGAGCGCAAGAAGCGACGCATCGAGGACACCAACAAAGCCAAGTGA
- the LOC132796648 gene encoding uncharacterized protein LOC132796648, whose product MHNLGKQQSQDTTDNGVEKGDYPRATNGVVFGSIVTYASFFVMIMSFCSPYWIESYEETHSSFKNMGLWQYCFKDFVYPKYHNPKQFTGCHNIFSHEYYVIREYLLPGWLMAVQGFVTMAFISVFCVLALLSLTIIRLPLKAVLQYEWLLVRLAFIGTAVSSVFMFLAVCIFGGCAYRRDWLMYPKFNVLGWSYALAVVTSMLLALAALILHRESRHAYEARGEQKNLVMQMEMQEPGYQPPRHHHSQSRSLQGYI is encoded by the exons ATGCATAATTTGGGCAAACAGCAATCGCAGGATACCACCGACAATGGCGTGGAGAAGGGCGATTATCCGCGTGCGACGA ATGGCGTCGTGTTTGGCTCGATTGTGACATATGCCAGCTTCTTTGTGATGATTATGTCCTTCTGCTCGCCCTATTGGATTGAATCGTACGAGGAGACGCACAGCAGCTTCAAGAACATGGGACTCTGGCAGTATTGCTTCAAGGATTTCGTTTATCCCAAATACCACAATCCGAAACAGTTCACCGGCTGCCACAACATATTCTCCCAC GAATATTATGTTATACGCGAATATCTGTTGCCTGGTTGGCTGATGGCTGTGCAAGGCTTTGTTACCATGGCCTTCATCAGTGTCTTCTGTGTGCTGGCCCTGCTCTCGCTGACGATCATTCGCTTGCCGCTGAAGGCAGTGCTCCAATACGAATGGCTGCTCGTGCGTCTCGCCTTTATTGGCACCGCCGTCTCAT CTGTCTTCATGTTCTTGGCCGTGTGCATCTTTGGTGGCTGTGCCTATCGTCGCGACTGGCTCATGTATCCCAAATTCAATGTGCTGGGCTGGTCCTATGCCCTCGCCGTTGTCACTTCCATGCTGTTGGCTCTTGCTGCCCTAATTTTGCATCGTGAGTCGCGTCATGCCTACGAGGCGCGTGGCGAGCAAAAGAATCTGGTCATGCAGATGGAAATGCAAGAGCCAGGCTATCAGCCACCGCGTCATCATCACAGTCAATCGCGCAGTCTGCAGGGCTACATataa
- the LOC132796456 gene encoding uncharacterized protein LOC132796456 has translation MVAPLLWQQCKTLVTRYPIVRGMISYSLIWPTGSLIQQTFEGKNWGNYDWWRVLRFSMYGGLFVAPTLYGWVKISSAMWPQTSLRTGIVKAAVETISYTPAAMTCFYFIMSLLESKTVREAVAEVGKKVIPTYKVALCVWPLVATINFSLIPERNRVPFISVCSLCWTCFLAYMKHLEHHEVDQVL, from the exons ATGGTGGCTCCATTGCTGTGGCAACAGTGCAAGACACTCGTCACCCGCTATCCCATTGTGCGTGGCATGATATCATATAGCCTGATCTGGCCAACTGGCAGCCTGATACAACAAACCTTTGAGGGCAAAAATTGGG GCAACTACGACTGGTGGCGTGTCTTGCGTTTCAGCATGTACGGCGGCTTGTTTGTGGCGCCCACTCTGTATGGCTGGGTTAAG ATTTCCAGCGCTATGTGGCCGCAAACATCGTTGCGCACTGGCATTGTAAAGGCGGCCGTAGAGACCATTTCGTATACGCCGGCTGCCATGACTTGCTTCTACTTTATCATGAGTCTGCTCGAGTCCAAGACAGTGCGAGAGGCGGTGGCCGAAGTTGGCAAAAAGGTCATTCCCACCTACAAG GTTGCTCTATGTGTCTGGCCCCTGGTGGCCACCATCAACTTTTCCCTCATCCCAGAGCGCAATCGCGTCCCGTTTATTAGCGTGTGCAGCCTCTGTTGGACGTGTTTTCTTGCGTATATGAAGCACTTGGAGCACCACGAGGTGGACCAAGTGCTTTAA